The DNA region AGCCTCAGGGGCAAGAGAGTTTTCCCATCATTCTCGGCCGCCAAGATTCCCCTGGCAGGAGTATCTCCGGAGGCCCAGCGTCCCCGGGCTGAGATCTCTGGGGTAGAAGCCCACCCCACTCGGAGCCCAGCGTTCCCCCTTCCTGTAtgggtgccccctccccaccccagggcaggCGAGGCTGGAAAGGGGACGGGAGACAGAGACGGGGTCTGGGGTCTCCAGAAATGTGGTCGTAAGAGTGGCCCTGGAAGAGCGGAGGAAGCGGGGCAGAAACAAGGGGAGGGACAGGCAAGCGGACGGTGTGAGGAAGAGGCAGCCGCCCAGGGGAGAGCTAGGGGGGGAGCGGCCAAGGGCGGCCGCCTAGGAAAGCCAGCCAAGGACTGTGTACCGAACACCCAGGCGAACGTTTCTGACCGGCTGGGCCCCAACCACAAGCCGTGGGAGGCGCACGAGAAtcgccctggggggggggggaggtcggCAGGAGAAGGTGGCCCATGCCAGCCAGCCTGCCCACCCCAGCCACCCAGCCGGAGGGCACCCtgcctccttgcccctcccccccgccccgcggggGCCCTgcggggtgctgggggggggagaggcggggggacCCCAGCCAGGCCGAGGCAGCCCCGTCAGACGTCCAGCACGTGGTTCAGGTAGGAGATGTAGCAGATGGCCAGACGCAGGATCTCGATCTTGGACAGCTTCTTGTCGGGGGGCAGCGTGGGCAGCAGCTTGCGCAGCTCGGCGAAGGCCAGGTTGAAGGCTTCCACGCGGATTCGCTCCCGCGTGGCGTGGGCCGTGCGGTACTTGGCCGTGgcccggcgccgccgccgccgctcctcCCGGCTCAGGTGCTGGAGGTCTTTCCGGCCGGGCTCTCCGGGCTCCAGGCCCCGGGCCTGGCCCCCTCCGGgacccccaggccccgccccgtcggggcccgccccgcccccacagtCGCTGAAGCCCGACTCGGTCTCGGAGTGGGTGGGAGGCAGGTCGAGGTCCACCGCGTCTGAGTTGAGCATCATGATGGAGGCCCCCTGCCCGGTGAGATCAggatcccctccccacccctccctccggGAGCCTCCAAGCtggttgtgggaggggcaggaagggcctGGGGGAGTGGGGTCTGCCACTGAGCTGAGGAGGTGAGAGCCACTTCAAGGTCCCATGGTCAGGGTTCCAGTCCGGAGcctggaggagagaaggggaagttGATGGGGGccgagggaggaggaaggagacagcTCCGAGAcggggagggcaagaggaaggtTGGAGAAGGATTGGGAGCGGGGAGGTGCTGTACGAGTCGAGTGGGGGGAAGAAAGGTGGAAACGTGGGGAGAGACACGCAGGTGGTCGCTGTCAAGGAGTAGGAGGAGACGTGGTAAGAATGGAAGAGAATCTTGGGGGTGAGCgacaggaaaggaggagaaatgaggagggggtggggggcagaataAAACTGGGCAAggggattaaagacctaaaatcaGACAGcgcctagaagaaaacacaggggaaagCTTTATGACATCGGacttggcagtgatttcttggagATGATGCTAGAAGCACAGGCAGCGAAAGCAAAGATGGACGAATGGAACCATGTCGAACTTGCAAACTTTCGTAAGTCAAAGGACACAATCAGGAGAGCGAAAAGGCAACAGACCACAGACCGGAGAACATACATGCAAATCGGATCTCTGATGAGGGGGGAGTGTCCAGAATATTATAAAGAACTCTGGCAAGAACAAAACATCAGATCactccattaaaaaatgggcagaggacttgaacagacgtttctccaaagatggtttacaaatggccaacaaacacggAAAGATGCTCACATCATTCAGCgccagagaaaagcaaatcaaaaccacggtgaGCCATCACCCCGCGTCCCCTAGGATGGCTGctatcaaacaaaaacaaaacagaaaataagaagggtggatgaggatgtggagaaatcgaGACCCTTGTGCCCTGtcgggggtgaggggtggggccgtaagctggtgcagccgctgtgaaACGCCTAACGGAGGTTcccctcaaaattaaacataggaCTGCCGTATGGCTTAGTCATTCCACTTCTGAGTAGATATCGAAAAACGAAGTGAAATcgggatcttgaagagatatctgcatggGGACGTCGACTGCAGCTCTAGTCACGAGACGTGGAAACAacatgtccatcgacggatgagtGGACGAAGAGTACGGGGCGTATACGttccatggaatattattcagccttaaaaaggaaggaaatcctatcGCGAGCTGCCGCACTGATGAAACTTGAAACTCGTCCTACTAAACGAAATGAGCCTGTCACAAAAAGGTAAATACTGAGTGATTCCACTTCTCCAAGGAATCAAAGTCGTCAActtcatagacacagaaagtagcaTGGCAGTTACCAGGGgtaggggggagagggggaaaggggaggtgTTGTTGAAAGGGGGTAGAGTTTCCGATTTGAaggatgaaaaagttttggagatCTGTTTCACCACCATGGGAATACACCTAATACTACTGAActgtaaattaaaaatggtagattttatgttacgtggtttttttttttttttaccattttttaccaaaaatgcttaataataaagtgaaagaaaaaaaaaaaaaacaagcgaGACTGCAGTCACAGCGCCAAGAGAGGTTGGCCGTGACTCTAAACCTTCCCCAGTTGTGATGGGAGAGCTGAGAGCCTTGGCCTCACTAtcaacaccacccccccccgccccagggcccCGCTGCAGTCCTGCTgcctctggggggggggaggggataagCACGCAGACTGCCCATTGTAGAGTGGACGGGGACATATGGAGCTCGGCACAGCTGTCCCAGCCCAGTCCCtgccggccccccaccccccaacatgACCACCACAGACACGTGATCCTACCACCCCATCCACTAGAGTCCGGAAGTGTCCCTTCTGGCCACGATTGCCCTGCTCGGGACCAGCCCCTTCCTCTAGCTCTGTCCTCAACACCCTCAACCATTGCCACTCCCTGGCCCTTTTGGTGACTCTGCAAAGAAGATGATGGGAAGGGACCAGAGTCGGCGTCCCGCTTCGAGTCCTCCCCCAGCCCACCATCAGTTCAGATGTGGCctgttggcgggggggggggggggttgcctggACACTGTTCTGGGACTTGGCTAAGGTTTGCTCGTCCCGGGGACCAGAGGGGGTCAGGGCGAGGCAGCAGGGAAAGGTATGGGCGAGGCTCTGCTTAGGACGAGTGTGGAGGGGGAACAGAGGGCCACTCTGCTCAGAGCTCGTGGGACTCAATGGCCAGAAACAGAAGCACTGAGGCTCCTTTTCAGTCTCCATCTTCCCTTCCTTACCAGCCCGGTTCTCCGGCCTGATGGACCCCCAGCCTTGCCCCCGACCCCGCTGTCGTTGACAAATAGTTACTAAGCGCTGGGGGGTGATGGGTGTAAGTGTAAGTCGACATCTGACAGACACGCCGTCACCACAACACAAAACGGAAGGCGGTCGGTGTTGAAATTCAGAACGCGCTCCACATCCCGGGGGCCAAAGGAACAGGAGAGGATtgcaacggggggggggggggggaggccccgAGGTCAGCCCCTCCCGGGACACGGTTActgtccccactccccagctcCGGGCTTCAGGAGTTCGGCTCTGGGGCTCCCAGCACATCTGTCACCAccagattctccctctgcctgtgtcCCTTCACCCCTGACCGCTGTGCcgtgccttcccctcccctctgtgtgcTCCCAGTCTGCTCCCCGTCCCACCTCCTGGCCCCGCTGTCTTCCCCGGCTCGGGCCCTGGCAGCGGCTTCCATGTGCCCAACAAGTCCTCACCCCAAATCCACTTCTGGTCCCAAAGTTCCAGGCTCCGAGGATGAGGGAGGCCGGCAGCTGCAAGCATCTGGGGTGGGATGCTCATCTCCTGCCCCCCCTTCCGCCATGCTCAACCCGATCGAGAACAGACAGGCACAAAGCGTCCAGGGGCaggaatggaggagagggaggtgcGGGGACACGCGAGAGAGAGAGGAACTCGAGGAAGGCTCTGGGAGGGGACCTGAGCCAGAGTGCAAGGGacacacccacccctccccagcccacggTTCTCCCTTTACCTAGGAAGACCCTGCGAAGGGGTCTGAGCTCGCAGGACAGGGGCAGCGTTGACAGCCCCGGTCTCCTCTGGCTGCTGGGAGCTCATCCGTCTGCAAAGTTAGTGACCAGCTCTCTAGAGCTCTCGGGGACGGCGGCGTGGCATGGCTGTACAGGCTCCAGGGCAGATGAGAGGGCGACACATGGTGGGAATATAGGGcccaggaggagggggtgggcttGGTCAGGGACTGGAGCCACtggcactcacacacacacacacacacacacacacatgcacacacacatacacacacacacactcacggaCACATACACACCTGAGCTGGCCCAGccctatgtatatatatggagatacacacacacacccccagctCGCCATTGGCTGGCCCAGCTCCCCCCCCTCATCAATATTAAACAGCCAGGCCAGGCAGCCATTGGCAGAGAGAACTGggaacacccccccaccccacctcccgggagctgggggtgggggctggccctggggggggcagggagtaggGGAGCAGGGACATCTGTTCTCCATGCATATTTCATAAGCAAGAAAtggagagctggggaaggggtggggctggggcgaGAGCCAGGGCAGGATCACAGATGAACCCCCTCGGTCTTCCACACCAGAGGCGGCAGGGACAGAGGCCCCCAGCAAGCCAGGTTTAAGTGCCATGGTCCTATTCTGAGTCCCAGCGTGACTTTGACAGCCCCTTCCCCTGTTTCCTTTCCCCTGGGAAGAAGGCTATCCAAGGTACCAACAGGGAAACCTAGGTCCTCAAAGAAGACCTGAGAGTCCTGGTCCTCGACAAGCCCTCATCCTTCCTAAAGCTGGTGCCCACAGGACCCCTCGGCAGGCTGCCCGTGGCTCCCGCGTGGCCCTGGGACTTAGTCACCCCACGCCCTCTTACCCAGCCCTCGACCTCCCATCTACCTCGCGGTGGGGAGGAGCGGGGTCAGATTCCTGACACAGAGCCCACAGGGAGTTTTTCCAAGCTGACCCGCTGGGAATTCTGGGCTTGTAGGAGGAAAGGCCGGgttgaaggaagaggaaggacgAGGGTTGGAAGGATGTGGGAGAAGTCAGGGTGGCCCGGCAGGCTTGGAGTGTGCCAGGGCAGCAAATGAGCAGTAAGAAAATCAGATACAGAATTATATGCAAACAGGCATTGATTAAGTTCACCTCAGTAGCTCAGCTGCCTCCagcctgtgtgtgcacgtgcacgcgtgtctgagtgcatgtgtgtgtgtgcgtgtgtgcgtgtggtgAAGGGTGGCAGGAGCTGGGACTCCACGCAGCTGTTGGGTGTCGTCACTGAGCCTTCGCAAGTATCCAGAATGAACCAGGAGCGCTCCAGAGACAGTGTCTTACGGTGAAGAAAGTCCCGGCATctggtgaccttggacaagtaacCTAACCTCTTGAGCCTCCAGGGTGCTTTTCTGCAAAATGGGGTTCATTAGAGCTGCTTCTTAGGTTGCCATGGAGATTAAGTGAGCTATTGCATGGAAAGGTCTGGACCTTCCTCGGAGCAAGCCCCAGCTGCGGGGGTTGTCGGAGGCATTCTCCGTTTCCCTGTTGCTGATCAAACTTTTCTGGGCTTTTCCTCCCTAAGGGGAATCCTATGATTCCTCCCCAagctcccccaccgccccccctcAGGTCTGGGAGGTGCCAACTCCCACCTGGGCAGGCCCAGACAGGTGCCCAGGCGCCAGCAGATGGGCTGAGCTGGAGGGGAAAGGAGGCTtgaggaggggggctggggggcaggggaccaGGTGGCATCTCAGTTCTTGCATCATCATTGCCATGGTGCTGATTAAAAACCAATCTCCACCTAATGAGCCCCCAGCAACAGCAATTCTACCACCCCCACGCTCCTGCCCTCCACCCTGTCCAAGAAATTGGGAGACCGAGAGACCCAGGAGACAGTGccttggggagaggagagatggaGACCAGTgcgg from Lynx canadensis isolate LIC74 chromosome F1, mLynCan4.pri.v2, whole genome shotgun sequence includes:
- the NHLH1 gene encoding helix-loop-helix protein 1, whose product is MMLNSDAVDLDLPPTHSETESGFSDCGGGAGPDGAGPGGPGGGQARGLEPGEPGRKDLQHLSREERRRRRRATAKYRTAHATRERIRVEAFNLAFAELRKLLPTLPPDKKLSKIEILRLAICYISYLNHVLDV